From the Acipenser ruthenus chromosome 5, fAciRut3.2 maternal haplotype, whole genome shotgun sequence genome, the window TTGTAAAACTAGAAAGAAGCATCTCTGAGATAAGACTAAGTGTAGTTGCATTATGTACTATATTATCAGATTTGTGTTTAAGTGTCAAACTCAAACATGTTCCCCTTTTCTTGTAGGCATATGttgtcttgggtcagtttcttgTTCTGAGAAAAGATGATGAACTCTTTATAGAATGGTTGAAAGATACTTGTGGAGCCAATTCCAAACAAGCCTTCTCGTGTTACACATGTTTAAAAGAGTGGTGTGATTCCTTCCTGTAAGAACTGTACTGTACCCCTGCCACCCAAGTACATTTTCTGTGGCTGGGATAACCGGAACTCGTTGAAAACCTCCACCAATTCCATCACAACTCTGTCAGTTCTATGGTCCTGAATAATACTGGAATGCTGTTAAAAGTTTGGTTTGTTGTGATTAAAACATgacttcagattttttttatgaTGGATTCTTAACTTtatacttgtattttttttttaagtaaataaagCATATTGTAAAAGGCACCATGTACCCAACTTGGCGTTTGTTTGTTTAGCTTGCCAGGTTATATATTGTCAATGTAAAGCATCATACTTTGTATTATGTAAATTCCCCTCTAATATCAAAACTCAAATGTTATGAATCTGCAAAGCACACAAATTCCTTCCTGTctacaaatgcattttgatttaTGCTCtatatgtaaagaaaaaaaaaactgatttttgtAAATTTTTGGGGGGTAATATGTAAAACTTGCTCTTGGGTCTGTGTTTTGTgcactttctttcttttcaatgCTCACATgtaagttttaaataacatgagCCAGCTGCAACATTAAACAAAATTATACTGTTTACACTAATAAATAACACtttattaaaagtaaaaacaaaaaaaggtatataataTTAGAGGTACATGCTAAACTGTTTGAAAATTCATTCACAGCGTAGATTTTTTTTAGTCGCTTGAATGGGGGTTCCAAAGTAAACCTGGATGAAGAGTAGCTATGTAGTGGTATTTCAATCTATACCATTCTGCCacagtaaaatatatactgtaggcAAGGCCAGATACTGTATTACACTAGAGGCTTATGGTATCTGATATTGCAGTACAGTACATGCTATATAAGGTAATGAAATGCTTTTgccatatgttttaaaatgtagtgtATATAACATATGTATGGGTCTAGTGTGTGGTGGGGGAGAGGATTAACAGCATCCAATTCAATAGTCACACTTCAGAAGTGACTAAATAGAGTTTTCAAGCTGTCTGCATGTGAGGAATTGATTGTGTGACTAGTATGCAAGATGCCTGCTGCCAAAAGGGTTCTATGCAATTTTgaaagtctggaaaaagtatggaattttgaGAACCCTTTTTTTCAGGTCTTGAAAAAGCATGGAAAATATACCATATTGCTAAagagtctggaaaaagtatggacaTTGATACTTTGAAAATCAGCAACATACAGTGTGACTTCAGGTTTGTTGCTGTGTGGTTAAACAGTGCATCAGGTTTTAATCTCTTGGATATtgacaatgtacagtactgtgcaaaggttttaggcaggtgtgaaaaaatgctgtaaagtaagaatgctttcaaaaatagacatgttaatagattatatttatatttatcaattaactaaatgcaaagtgagtgaacagaagaaaaatctaaatcaaatccatatttggtgcgaccaccctttgccttcaaaacagcatcaattcttctaggtacacttgcacaaagtcagggattttgtaggcatatagtcaggtgtatgattaaacaattataccaaacaggtgctaatgatcatcaattcaatatgtaggttgaaacacaatcattaactgaaacagaaacagctgtgtaggaggaataaaactgggtgaggaacagccaaactcagctaacaaggtgaggttgctgaagacagtttactgtcaaaagtcatacaccatggcaagactgagcacagcaacaagacacaaggtagttatactgcatcagcaaggtctctcccaggcagaaatttcaaggcagacaggggtttccagatgtgttgtccaagctcttttgaagaagcacaaagaaacgggcaacgttgaggaccgtagacgcagtggtcggccaaggaaacttactgcagcagatgaaagacacatcatgcttagttcccttcgcaatcggaagatgtccagcagtgccatcagctcagaattggcagaaaacagttggaccctggtacacccatctactgtccggagaagtctggtcagaagtggccttcatggaagacttgcggccaaaaagccatacctccgacgtggaaacaaggccaagcaactcaactatgcacgaaaacacaggaactggggtgcagaaaaatggcagcaggtgctctggactgatgagtcaaaatttgaaatatttggctgtagcagaaggcagtttgtcgccgaagggctggagagcggtatacaaatgagtgtctgcaggcaacagtgaagcatggtggaggttccttgcaagtttggggctgcatttctgcaaatggagttggggatttggtcagaattaatggtctcctcaatgctgagaagtacaggcagatacttatccatcatgcaataccatcagggaggcatctgattggccccaagtttattctgcagcatgacaacgaccccaaacatacagcgaaagtcattaagaactatcttcagcgtaaagaacaacaaggagtcctggaagtgatggtatggcccccacagagccctgatctcaacatcatcgagtctgtctgggattacatgaagagagagaagcaactgaggctgcctaaatccacagaagaactgtggttagttcttcaagatgtttgggccaacctacctgccgagttccttcaaaaactgcgtgcaagtgtacctagaagaattgatgctgttttgaaggcaaagggtggtcacaccaaatattgatttgatgtagatttttcttctgttcactcactttgcattttgttaattgataaatataatctattaacatgtctatttttgaaagcatccttactttacagcattttttcacacctgcctaaaacttttgcacagtactgtatatctggtGTATAATGTAATGTGGCTATGAAAGGGTTATTTTTGGCATTTTTATAGGGTTGCCAATTTTCCAGTTTCTCAAAACCAgacactacagctatggccaaaagattagtatcatcaccttatagaattgtatttaatgttgcttcataaagtctaatgaaacctgctgaataatgttttagGGATGTCCCGGTACACCACTGTCAAGATATACCACGATATACAAAGTCAATTTTTCATTTCAACACTGATTACAGAGAATGTTTTACCATGGAGTACAAAAGTACCTTAACTGGAGCATGGTTTAAAAATAATAGCAAAACAGTATACTCACAGTTACGCTTGTGTAATCTTGGTtttatatgtaaatgttttttttttgttgttgttgttttcttacgGCTAAGGTTTGTAGTTCCATATACATAAAGGATAATATTTCAAAATCTTTATATAGGTAGTTGTGGACTGCATATTGTGCACAATGCATTTAGATCAGGTAGTGCTGAGACAGAATGGGGCATAGAGGAGACAATAAgtatgtttacatgacaaagcgttttccgaaaacattagttttcggaaaactgaatcagaaaactgcttttcttaaaacgtcacttttctgtgtttacatgatagaaaatctaattagaattcaactgtatacatggattgaagttttcggaaaacgcaggatattttcgcatgccaagtactgtagtagcctaagtacgatGCAGAATGGACATTTCTGTGACAGAACGgaatccaatatagtgctttatcaaagtgtcaggtcttaaattcaaagattactatcctatacctctattcagattccccacaatgtgcaatcagcctttccaacagcttttcctgttctatattaccagtttcttttgcagacattatttttaaaacagactttaacaaatgtattactttatccctaactagacaaatggatggctgcagactgactacagattattatcattttctctgttttctaaaaccacgtgcaggaatgaaggtaaaagtttgcacatgtgcagtacgctatcggaatacgttttccgaaaagtgcgtttacatgacatacattttgttagttttcggaatttaatcggaaatttctaggtgctgttttccgaaaactgactttcggaatatcctaatacattttctgaaaactgtgtttacatgacttttgatatcggaattagttttcggaaatatatcggaattcttatccccatgtaaacgcactgattgaGCTCATTGTATTGGCTGTTCAAAGACTCTCCAGCCAGGTGTGAGGACTTTACCAAGGTAACCGGATTGAATGTTTTACCCAAGCAGTTTTGTAAGCACAGGATGGTTGGAGAACATACAAGTTGTAGAGAGAGCCATAGAGGTGTGGCCACATGTTCAGGAATATGTTGCCAGTTTAAGTCATGCAAAGACCCTAATCCTAAAAACAAATCGTTCAGTATTGATGAAGAAACCTGTAAAGATAATTTTTTCTTGGTAAAGCCAACATTTTCACATCCAGTCATGTCCACGATTTCTTGAAAAATATATCATTAATATATCGATTAAAGTGGTAATCCAATGTTGCCATTTCTGTCCAGTGATCTTTACAAAACTATAAAAGGTTTGATGGATCGCTTTTTCAAATGTGATATTTTGAGTTGTTACAGAAATCCCCTATTTCTTATGGACTTGTCCAAAACTTGGCTTGGCTAGACCCACAAAGAATTGCTCAGGAGGCTGACATCTGTGAGTTAAAAAGATCACTTCAGCTTTTGAGTGATGCTAGACAGGTTAAGGACAGTAAATGTGATGAAATCATACATCAGTTTAAAGATTTTGCTATGAGCAGCACTACCACCCCAGACTTTTTCTCATTCAGCCTGAGTGAGTCAGGATTGGATACCTTTTTCTTTGAATAAAGTGGAGTGGTTAGAAATCTAGAATGTGACCAAAAAACTGTTGCCACTTTCacatagtgctgggacgaacacaggattttcatgtttggctATTCGCTCATAATataaatattcgttcggatatctgttcgtttttcaaaaagtaataaaagccgttatattgctctgaacgcaggcaagAGACAGCATGGGGCAGAGGGCCGTGgctcaccattttggttctcgtttattacattccacatagcagaaagtcacaacaaaatatatataatatatacagtctatataaaaatcactacacaacattttcaggaagttcggtactgtttaagcgaggcatttcagtcccatgagattctggcttgctctaaagcagcacaacgcatttttCCATAGTGATCACATGCacacgcataatctggtttgtttactttttgctgtctaaaactttaaaatagaggctcaagcgcttgctgtgttgattctgtgttgttttttttttttatatgtattaatCTTGCATATCACACAGacactttcatttgccatttaTTGAAACTGTTGctcaaaaaaagaataaataactttttacaaattaaaataaaaatatcctaAGTGCAGGATGATTCACCTGTTTTTAGCAGGACCAGACGAGAGACATTTTCCGGATGCAACAACAGCACCCATCTCTCTAAACCTTATCTTCATCTCTGATTATTTCAACCATTCTCTACTGTTCTGCCACAGCCTCCTTTTATACTGGGCGGAGGTCACTCCTCCCCCAGGGGAGAAACCGTTAACCCGAACAATAAACTTTAGAAACCATTTCTATACAGTCAGCAAACTAGTATATACATATAACAAAATAGTTATATAAAATCACTAGGTTTTATATTAAAATTCAACCtagaattatttaaataaatgtgcaaatttactttttataaattaCAACACCCCTTAGTCATGGCATGGTCACCAGGGTAACAGTAAAATTTACTTGCGCCTTGGAATCAGGCTTTACGGTACAACCGGGGTATTATATGCTTATGTGACAGAgctcaaatgattcttggtgttagatctccctctcgacctgtgagggcactgtataaaaggaacagagtacccttaactaaatggcacaacaatctattccttagggtaggtggaagtcggtcatttaagaaagggacggagctacggtacccaaactcaatgacccagatggtaaacggcgtggcatctgaAGATTGGAGGAGTgggtgcgctcgttaacctaggggtcatgagcgagggtataaataggggacatagtgtaagtgatctgttccttggtaaatggttagtgctttaaacctacaaggagtctgtgttgcagtatcgtgaaccgtgagttttgtcttgtgtttgttaactgtcgtctgttttttaatagactatcagtagcacgatccggagctgtagcgaaagccagcataaacccggacatcactttcatcCCTGCATttcacctggaaatcattgtctgtctgttttgtatccactctgcactacacgcacctgtattcactcaccactttgccacagccgcGCACAATCATGGTGCCTCCAGGTAATACCAGGCACGCACAAACATGGCACCGCCCAGGCACCACATGGAATTAGTAAACgccaataacaaacaaacagtaattattttctttgaatatttcttttagttttacttttataGATAATTTAGGTTACTGAATAACAAACCATGCATTCCTCTGCGAATGTGCACCCTCACAGGGAAATACGCACAGAGCATTCAGCACCGCTTTAAACTaactttttgtttctgttcttttttttccccctttttcttCCATCCTGGCTTAAACCCACGGCATTACCCAGCACCACAGGTAAGGACAGTTAGACTCTGTTATTGCTCGTTTAAAACCAGACATGTCATTTAAACATACACTATAAAGTAGTAAAGCAGTAGTTGTCTTTGCGTTCttaataataaacagtcccgttATATTCAATGTATCAGTTAAACACGGTTGCAagttaaaagtttattttttttttataaggaatGGGACGTGGACCATCACAATCATAAAGTTAGACAACTTTAAAGAAAAGGCACAGAAATCACACATAGTAGTACTGTAAAAACTGTGgtataagtcgattttctaggcatttttgagGGGCCattaaaaggggggagcgactaatactCCGGTGCGATGTATTTgctggtgtgtctaatattaaaaattactgtaccagtgccacaatgggattactgcAGCCACGGTTATTATGGTtaacacaaacttaactgtcagcATCCcaattattttttcaggatctaacacaaaaccactgttctaattaaaagttttaatttgttactctcaataccctaAGTCACTTTGAATGTTAAACATAAGCGTTCAGACTGAAAACGTCACAACTATACTGCTTCGCCGTTAACACTAGCTGTCAAtgtctatgaatttccttattcccactgttccgagccattgatttgtcaacattcagactaaacccgcccctgggatccgtagcaaacaactattggttagaaagccaaGTAAACTTATCAAGTTTGAgtttgttgtaactgcaatgcttttTGAGACTGGTGTGGCAGAATAGGGGGAGGAGTCAGGTgaagcacctggctccaatttgttTTAATTGGGCCCTGCATAAAGGCAGGGGAAACCCcgtagtgagggctgctgttttgaaggcatCCATGTTAGAGGTCTTCACTTGTCTACCCGGACCCGAGACCCGGTTCCATACAGAACGGGTTTTCGGGTGCAAAATTGTCACACAACACTCGGGTCGGGTACgattttgtttactcagtaaACAAAATCGATTACTCTTAAAGAGGCTCTCTTTGGtactaaaaatcattgtttataattcctgttgcgtggattggcttcccccagtagcacatgacatggcttgcagagcgcagcagcagacacgtgacccatatcgaaggtgtttcttttagatcattcttaaaagtcagagtaatgggtttgtttatgaaggacgtgaaagaaaaacaaattccatgaacaaaagctcacagaaaaatgcGTGAATCATTTGCtgttattgtggacaaagaaggaaaacaagttttgcaaaacacaaattttacatctcaattcattccatttgctcttgtgtttgtaataaaatcacgcaTTTACGAGATcgtacttcagttcatttgattttcacataatgtatttatctttcgATCTTTTACACAAGCatattatatatttcattttacagtCCTCTGCGTAGGTTCACGATGGAATAAACACTGTAGTCTGTAGTTCAGccagatttccaggttgactggaaaaaaaacactCCTTTAATACTGTACCTAGTCAGTGCATATactaagctggggaaaggaaaagcaTTTTTTCAGGCCTGGGCAGATAAGGGtcgggttgattaatttggacccGTGAAGACCTCTCATCCGCGAGGAGACCTGTCTGGTCGGAAACAGCAACAGCAGGTACTGTGGAGACCTGTATTGGATTGTGTGTGActgggaaacggcttagccgtcaaGTAGTGTTAGGTTAGGATTAATCAGAAAGAAAAAGTTTTGCACTCCTGGTTGGaggtaggtttttgttttgttttgttttgtttgtttattttattgtgtgaatAAAGTGTGCATGTACTGCACAATGAACCACAGCGCCAAAGGCTCGGTTACACGGGATAAAGTAGGACCGTCAGAAAAAACGAAAAtgctacacaacaggtttgaaattgcatgTTGTTGAACTTTAATATGGCCAAAGAAAAATGAGCTGATAGAGCAGGAACGCGTTTATGGCCCAATCTAGAAAacattgtttgaatggagtactttgaatgactttaattcATAACATACCGTAACTTGGTctgtacacttgtaaagtatgtggcagtggtacacttgtaaaatgtgtgtggttctgattaacacaattaatgtatttttacagcTGGAAATGTAATGCGATTGTATTGCAACGTATGCAGCACTAAGattttttgtttactggttattagagggtgcactgtttagtttgtttttttttgcttttttatttaattgaatacagTGGGGAGGGAATAACACGcagcatgcaaacacaaacaaacagggaatacagtacataaacacaaatgcacgGATTAATACAATAtctatatttgatatattttgacAGTGCACTTAAATTTACATGAAAAACTGAATAGTTTCTAacagtttaactaaaaacgaaAAACACTAACATTATTAATGCAATAACATGTTGCAAACAAGATTTCGAAACTAAACCCGTGTATCTTTATAtatcggtgttgagcatgtagggaaaaaatctattgtaaaaaagctattttaatacaaaatggtGTCTTCCTAAacttgaagtctcaaaaaggggggagcgacttttacgcCTGTGCGACCTATACACCGATTTTTACGGTAACTGTAAAAAATGATGATAGGTAAACCAGCCGTATCCCTGAGCTTGCTGTTTGAGAAACAGTTTTCTGCAGCTGTTGGTAATACaagatacaaaacaaacacaagtatTGCAATTCCATAACCTATGGAACACATTCAATTTTTCTCTACATTTGCTTTTGCAACACATTGTTAGAATTAATGGATCAAGGTCTTCTATTTATTATGCAATAATGTTTGTGCTTTTAAGTATAGAATAATTATAGAAAATTCACACAATACATGATAGATGTTTTGGCAGAATATCCTTCATATAATTGGTACAAATAATTGGTAGAAATAAAtgcattactaaaataaaataatagcttTTGCCAGATTACAAAATTTATCTGATAACTTTCAAattcaaaactaaaataattgttATACAATTACACACAACACACTAAACATAAAATTAACACTCTTCTTAAACAAAGAGATGTTGATTATGTTTAGCACCATGGTATTAGGAGTATATAGTACATTCACAGGGTTAGAAAATCATGTTCGTCCGAGGCTAATTAAAtctgaggactagttgatgtctgttttttaaaacaaatgtacacatatgctctcacattcacagtgttgcgttaaaaaaatgcaggaaagtcaattttctaatgggttgtagcagtggtgaataagcattcataatgcttacaaaacagacACTCAGAaatgaaacctcccttcatctcccatacaatttatacaaagtctcccagctttcttgaaaagatctgcgttttcccttgtttttcttttgtatttgttatgctgtCCTTAATATCCAACCTAGTAGATTCAGCGTCCaccagttctggcagattctactgtacttgctgaagtggttttctcccactgctaattaaaaaaaaaaaattaattaaatgtagccacctagctaacaatttcatctcgagggctacagtgaagcatactgtctttaaattgtgactttagtgaagactgcgtgtgtacattaattattgtagttaGTAATTCAATTATTTCATCACTCTATCATCCCGTTTTGTGCcgtcagtgtcagtttttcagcacacagtacagtaatcgctcagtaacaaggtgcaaacagaTTATTGATCGATCCGTAGGAGCATTTACCAAGGtgccttttgttaaaaaaaaataacaaaaaataaacaataaattaaaatttataacggtgtttattttttaggaaaataaaatgtaagcctagttttagggaccccaactgttgttgttgattccaacttaggcacttcacatcaGGACttgcaagtttcaaaaggtaggAGTACCACAATgctgttagtttctaaccctgtgtgtgtgtgtgtgtgtgtttatacaaaattgttatatattacacatatataACAATAAAGCAATCTGCTGTATTTTCTAAATGAGAAAAATAGTAatataaattgttacaaaaacaaaacattaacaaaatgttTCATAAATGTAAAAACGGTTCTTAATAAGATGCTTCTACATTATTGCACAAACTAGTCCTTCATCAGTGTTTGTGAAGGGATTCAATGTAATGGAAGGTGGCTCCCAGTGCCCAGCTGGTTTCTACATTGTCTATCTTCCTTGCaagctgtaaaaacaaacaaacacacatacattaacAGTAAATAATGTTTTACATGAAAAACTTTTAGTGCtccataaaatactgtattacctTAAAGACTTTGTCCTTTGGAAAACCCAGTTCTTGTAGCAAGGCCGCGATATATGTTAGATCAAGACAAAGGAATGGGTTCTTCCCTTGATCAGTTTCCATACTTTTGCACACTATCAAGAATAACAAAATCAGGACATTTGTAGTTTGCATCAGAAAACTAAGTGTATCACCCTATATTTAACATGCACAACCTAAATAGATTATGTTCTACTGCTGTCTTACCTTTTTTGGCTGCTGCTTCATAATCTTCAACTTTTATATTACCATCTGTCTTTTCATCTGGAGAAGGAATACATAACATGTTATTCTCAAACTACAATTGAATACTAGACACAATGACTTATTAAAATATTGataaattaatttattatataGTTTCTGACAACAAATCACTTGGCAGTACTCAGATATCATCTGAAATGTATTACGCTCTAGCATTTATAGTCACAAATTctagaacattattattattattattattttttatttaatttttagcagacgtccttatccagggcgacttacaatttagatatcacattattttttacatatatttacattattttttacacattatttttacatacaattacccatttatacagttgggtttttactggagcaatctaggtaaagtaccttgttcaagggtacagcagcagtgtcctccacctgggattgaacccacaaccctccggtcaagagtccagagccctaaccactactccacactgctgccctattttacTCTAATAGTAATCCTTTCTAATCTATGAAAAGAGTACAATACAAATCTAATAGATTACTATAAACATAATTCAATGTAGTGTTCATTTTTTAGAAAGAGAAAAATCAAAACACCTACCAATTATACCAATATCCACAGCCCTGTCGTAATAATATGAAAACGCGTAAAAATCCATATCTTTTGCCTCTTCTGCCTTTTTAACTTTTCTATAGAGCATTTTCTCCACTTTGCTGTAGCAGGACTCATAGAGGGGCTCTCctgaataaaaacacatacaaaataattaGATATGCTTGGTTAATGGTTTTATTGTAGGCAAACCACCATCAACTA encodes:
- the LOC117402284 gene encoding barrier-to-autointegration factor-like, with amino-acid sequence MSTTSQKHRDFVAEPMGDKHVTALSGIGGVLGKKLEEQGFDKAYVVLGQFLVLRKDDELFIEWLKDTCGANSKQAFSCYTCLKEWCDSFL